CAGCGCCTCGGTGAACGCAGCCATTTGGCGCAGACAGCGGGCATACCATGCCGAGAAAGGATGTCCTGATATCTCGCCCAACCGATAAGGGGTGCCAAACATCTCGATGCTGGCATTGTGGTAATGTGTTGTCAGTTCAACCTGTATTCCCTCTTCACCCAACTGATGCAGCAAACACAGCTCAAGACGTTCCATCGCCACTTGTCGCCAGTATGGACTTCGCGGGTGCTGGTGGTAGAACGTAGCGATCATGAACAACCCTTGCATATGCATAATGGCATGATTGATCTCCGTGCTGCCGAGGTAACGGGTCAAAAACTCGGCGTGCTCGTCCAGACCTTGTCGAAACTCCGCCTGAAAGCCTTCGTCTATCAGTGAACTCGCTTCCATATATTTATATGCCGATATCCAGGACTGCACACGTAGTCCCGTCTCCAGCAGACGCCACGGACCGGGTTTTTGAAAGAACACGGCCTCTTCATAAACCAGATTTACAGGTACCGGGTTTTGCTGTCTCCAGCTACGGAAGTGGTCAATAAATGCTGTCACATATAGCGGATTGCCCTTCATCAGATACGCCTTGCCCAGATCGAGCATATGCCAGTGTCGATTGATGCCCCATGTGAACTCCAGATCATTGGTCGGGTTGTGAAGCCAGTCCACGGGTGTCCCCATCGGAATCCAGCGATTCAGATCGTTGGTATAAGGAACGATAAATTCATTCAGGATGGCACGATTGGCAATCGTGAGCGAATTTCGGGCTTCTTCCGGAAAATGTTTTTCATAATATTGGGCAGCCCGTTGCAGATCCGTTGCCGAAAGGTAAAAATCGCTCATTGGGATGCCTCAAGGAAATCCTGACGGAACGGGGTAAACACATCCAAAATGACGGAGTCCTCCAGTGCCTTGACCCCATGCGGGACGTTAAAACCGGCATAAAAGCTGTCCCCTGCTTTTAAGATGCGAGTTTCTTCACCGACCTGTACCTCAAAGCTGCCTTTGACGATATAGCTGACCTGCTCGTGCGCATCATGGGAGTGAACTTCTCCAATACCACCTTTAGCAAAGGTAACCTCCACCATCATTAATGTACCGCCCATACCCAAGATCTTCCGGGAACTCGTTTCGTTCACGATATGTGCATCGATAGACGCATGATTAATAATCATTTTGCTTTTCCCCTTTCCTTGTGAATAAGCGACCGAAGTAGTTAAACCACGGCCGCTATGAACGTTTATTAGTCTTCTGTGGACAATTTACCCTGAAGTTTGGAAGAATCAAACGACGGATCAGCAGTTATGTTGGTCAGCCCTGCCGCTTTGGTTTTCTCCAGAGCTGCATTGTATCTTGTATCCAGATCCTTGATCACAGCATCGAGATCGCCACCCGTGAATACAAAGATTGAAAAAGCCTCACTCCATTTGGTGCCTTCCAGTGAACTCTCGGTTACCACACTTGGATTTGCCGGGAAAATGGCATCATATCGTTTGGGCAGGAAACCTTCAATACCCGGAATGCTTGGTTTTTTGTCAGAGCTTAGTACAGCAGGAATCAGTGAGATTCCGTATCCTTTTTCGTAATACTCACTCTGAAGATCTGTGCTGTACACATACGCCATAAACTTCCATGCCGCTTCCTTGTTGGCAGAATCTGCGTTGATGCCGATGTAGGAGCCCCCGATGACTTGCGAAGCGCCCTTGATCGTTCCATCATTAGTTGGTACAGGAGCGGCTGCCCAATTTTCTTTTGTAGGAAACTGATCTTTATATACACCTGGTTCACCAGAGTGGTTAATGTACATTCCGATTTTGCCTTGAGCAAACTGGGCTCTGAGCGGATCGATGTCCAGACTTTCTACCCCTGGCAACATGCTGCCATCCTGATTCATCTGACGAAGCGCCATTGCGATATCCTTGTACATCCCAAAATCAAATTGGCCTGTCTTGTAGTTGTAACCATCAATACCAACATTATTGCTTGCACCTGCAATCGTGTTGGCTGCTCTCCAGAAGCCGCTGCTGCTCTTGAACGGGCTGGCAAAACCATAGATTCCTTCACTTTTACCAACTTCGGTAATTTTTTTGGCATCCGCAACCATCTCAGCCAACGTTTTTGGCGGACTCTCGATCCCTGCCTTTTTGAAAATATCCTTATTATACACAAGCCGCCAGACCTGCCCTGTATTGGGGAGGGAATATATTTTTCCATCAATCGTGTTTTTATTTTCAATCAAGCTGTCTTTAAATACGGCCTTCATCTCATCACTCATGTATCCATCGATCGGGGCGAGATACCCCTTCTGATAATACGTCTGAAAATCATTAACTTGCAGCACATCGGGTGCCTGCTTACTGGCAAAAGCAATATCAACCGCCTGTGGATAGTTGTCCCCCATCACGGTCATCTCCACTTCAATGTTGTCCTTGTTCGTCTGGTTGAACTCATCGATCTTGGATTTCATAAAATCAGCATCATGGCGGTCCGGTGTCCAATATATGATTTTGGTTTTCCCTCCGGCATTCTCCCCGCTGGTCCCCGATTCGCTATTTGCCGAAGTACCACTGTCAGCAGAACAACCTGCCAAACTTAGCGCCAGCAATGCACTTAGCGTAGTCACCATCCACTTTTTAACCATTGATATGCCCCCTTATGCTTGTCTGGACAACCCGTTTGGTTATCCGTTAACGTAATGATAATCGCTACGCTTTCATGGAGGTGAGGGACATTCTGACTTTGCATGGTGGGAAAAATGACGATCCGTATCGGTTTCAATTCTCATACATTTGCCGGAAGCAGGTTGGCGTCATGCCGCAATATTTCTTGAACAAACCGCTGAAATAAGGCCTGTCCTCATAACCCAGCCTCTGGCAGATCTCTTGCACCTGTACACCTGCAACCAGCAACTCTTTGGCCTTTTCCATCCTCATCTTAGTAATATATTGAATCGGCGTTATGCCCGTTTCCTTTTTGAAGGCATTGGCAAAGTAACTCGGACTTAAATGCACGGATTGTGCACAGGCATGCAGCGTCAGATTTTCTGCAAGATTCAGACTGATATATTCCTGTGCTTTGCTAATCGCCTGTTTGACATCGGTGAGTCGTTTTTTGTCCATAATCTCGCAACCCATACTGCTAAAATGTTTGATATATCCCCTCCAGCCCTCAAACGTCAAGGAGCGCATCGCCTCAAGCACTGTCAGGTCGGCCTCCAGACGCAAGCGTTCCTCTGCTGTAATCTCATCACAAAAGGCACGGTAGATGGCAAAAGCCAGTCCAGACAGCAAACGAATCATCGTGAGCGGCTCGGGAAAACCTTCGGAAACCTGCCATTCTTCGAGAATTTCATCAA
The nucleotide sequence above comes from Paenibacillus sp. W2I17. Encoded proteins:
- a CDS encoding cupin domain-containing protein; translated protein: MIINHASIDAHIVNETSSRKILGMGGTLMMVEVTFAKGGIGEVHSHDAHEQVSYIVKGSFEVQVGEETRILKAGDSFYAGFNVPHGVKALEDSVILDVFTPFRQDFLEASQ
- a CDS encoding ABC transporter substrate-binding protein codes for the protein MVKKWMVTTLSALLALSLAGCSADSGTSANSESGTSGENAGGKTKIIYWTPDRHDADFMKSKIDEFNQTNKDNIEVEMTVMGDNYPQAVDIAFASKQAPDVLQVNDFQTYYQKGYLAPIDGYMSDEMKAVFKDSLIENKNTIDGKIYSLPNTGQVWRLVYNKDIFKKAGIESPPKTLAEMVADAKKITEVGKSEGIYGFASPFKSSSGFWRAANTIAGASNNVGIDGYNYKTGQFDFGMYKDIAMALRQMNQDGSMLPGVESLDIDPLRAQFAQGKIGMYINHSGEPGVYKDQFPTKENWAAAPVPTNDGTIKGASQVIGGSYIGINADSANKEAAWKFMAYVYSTDLQSEYYEKGYGISLIPAVLSSDKKPSIPGIEGFLPKRYDAIFPANPSVVTESSLEGTKWSEAFSIFVFTGGDLDAVIKDLDTRYNAALEKTKAAGLTNITADPSFDSSKLQGKLSTED